From the genome of Niabella agricola, one region includes:
- a CDS encoding sensor histidine kinase: MNKDTGIGFDVLFTNASLGIMVANEQGTIVLANPFLLKQFGYSENELLGQKIEKLIPERYHERHTTHVHHYNKHPKTRPMGLGLDLYAIRKNGTEFPVEVSLGSYQTDQGKYVIAFLSDISKRKEAEQALQQLNEALEQKVEERTVTLKSTVKQLAALIAETEAKDTELNRVNIFLKNIWNHAAASIIVTDNTGIINMMNPAAERLLYYHHTELIAKKTPAIFLDETEKSLASLLDKANEETSVEAELHYKKKDGSLLPVSQTFTAMRNTQGEIEGYLIIAMDISKRKNAETELIIALQREKELSELKSRFVSIASHEFRTPLSTVLSSAYLISKYTEKEDQLRRDKHIQRIVSSVNMLTDILNDFLSVGKIEEGKIQLRRNIFDISQHLQQIANELTGLLKKDQQIRYQHEGDPEIEQDPSLMKHILINLLSNAIKFSPEGSVIELRSSLTPANLKISVADQGIGISPDDQHHLFERFFRGANATNIQGTGLGLHIVSKYVELLNGTITCNSQLDTGTTFELNFRVQS; encoded by the coding sequence ATGAATAAGGATACCGGCATTGGTTTCGACGTCCTGTTCACCAATGCTTCACTGGGTATAATGGTAGCGAATGAACAGGGCACCATTGTACTGGCAAACCCCTTCCTTCTCAAACAATTTGGCTATTCGGAAAACGAATTGCTTGGTCAGAAGATTGAAAAACTGATCCCCGAACGCTATCATGAGCGACATACAACCCATGTTCATCATTATAACAAACATCCTAAAACCAGGCCTATGGGGCTGGGGTTAGATCTATACGCCATCCGGAAAAATGGTACGGAATTTCCGGTTGAAGTAAGCCTGGGAAGTTATCAGACCGATCAGGGCAAATATGTCATTGCATTCTTAAGTGATATTTCCAAAAGAAAAGAAGCGGAACAAGCCCTGCAACAGCTCAATGAAGCACTGGAACAAAAGGTTGAAGAACGAACCGTAACGCTAAAAAGTACTGTAAAACAATTAGCAGCACTCATCGCGGAAACGGAAGCAAAGGACACGGAGTTAAACCGGGTCAATATCTTCTTAAAAAACATCTGGAATCATGCTGCAGCCAGCATTATAGTAACAGACAATACCGGCATTATCAATATGATGAACCCAGCTGCCGAACGGCTATTATATTATCACCATACAGAACTAATCGCCAAAAAGACACCGGCCATATTCCTGGATGAAACCGAAAAATCATTGGCCAGCCTGCTCGACAAAGCAAATGAGGAAACATCCGTTGAGGCCGAACTACATTATAAAAAGAAAGACGGAAGCCTCTTGCCTGTTTCTCAAACCTTTACCGCAATGCGCAATACCCAGGGAGAAATCGAGGGGTATTTGATTATCGCCATGGATATTTCTAAACGAAAGAACGCTGAAACGGAACTGATCATTGCGTTGCAGCGGGAAAAAGAGCTGAGTGAATTAAAATCAAGATTTGTTTCAATTGCTTCCCACGAATTCCGTACACCGCTCAGCACGGTGCTCTCATCAGCCTATCTGATATCAAAGTATACTGAAAAGGAAGACCAGCTTCGAAGAGATAAACACATACAACGCATTGTTTCTTCGGTGAATATGCTTACCGATATATTAAACGACTTCCTTTCGGTGGGAAAGATTGAAGAGGGCAAAATCCAGTTAAGAAGAAACATCTTCGACATCAGCCAACACCTGCAGCAGATTGCAAATGAATTAACCGGTCTATTAAAGAAAGACCAGCAAATCCGTTATCAGCATGAAGGTGATCCTGAAATAGAGCAGGACCCATCCTTAATGAAACACATTTTGATAAACCTGCTTTCCAATGCGATAAAGTTCTCGCCCGAGGGAAGCGTGATCGAACTCCGAAGCAGCCTTACACCAGCGAACCTGAAAATATCAGTTGCGGACCAGGGCATTGGCATTTCCCCGGACGATCAGCATCATTTGTTTGAGCGTTTTTTTCGCGGTGCCAATGCAACGAATATCCAGGGAACGGGACTCGGGCTTCATATTGTAAGTAAATATGTCGAGTTGTTAAACGGTACGATTACCTGTAATAGTCAGTTGGATACAGGAACTACTTTTGAACTTAACTTCCGGGTGCAATCATAA